In one window of Sciurus carolinensis chromosome X, mSciCar1.2, whole genome shotgun sequence DNA:
- the Bex3 gene encoding protein BEX3 isoform X1: MANIHQENEEMEQPMQNGEEDRPLGGGEGHQPAGNNRRGQARRLAPNFRWAIPNRQMNDGMGGDGDDMEMFMEEMREIRRKLRELQLRNCLRILMGELSNHHDHHDEFCLMP; the protein is encoded by the coding sequence ATGGCAAATATCCACCAGGAAAACGAAGAAATGGAGCAGCCCATGCAGAATGGAGAGGAAGACCGCCCTTTGGGAGGAGGTGAAGGCCACCAACCTGCAGGAAATAATAGACGGGGACAGGCCCGCCGACTTGCCCCTAATTTTCGATGGGCCATACCCAATAGACAGATGAATGATGGGATGGGTGGAGATGGAGATGATATGGAAATGTTCATGGAGGAGATGAGAGAAATCAGGAGAAAACTTAGGGAGCTGCAGTTGAGGAATTGTCTGCGTATTCTTATGGGGGAGCTCTCTAATCACCATGACCATCATGATGAATTTTGCCTTATGCCTTGA
- the Bex3 gene encoding protein BEX3 isoform X2, with protein MEQPMQNGEEDRPLGGGEGHQPAGNNRRGQARRLAPNFRWAIPNRQMNDGMGGDGDDMEMFMEEMREIRRKLRELQLRNCLRILMGELSNHHDHHDEFCLMP; from the coding sequence ATGGAGCAGCCCATGCAGAATGGAGAGGAAGACCGCCCTTTGGGAGGAGGTGAAGGCCACCAACCTGCAGGAAATAATAGACGGGGACAGGCCCGCCGACTTGCCCCTAATTTTCGATGGGCCATACCCAATAGACAGATGAATGATGGGATGGGTGGAGATGGAGATGATATGGAAATGTTCATGGAGGAGATGAGAGAAATCAGGAGAAAACTTAGGGAGCTGCAGTTGAGGAATTGTCTGCGTATTCTTATGGGGGAGCTCTCTAATCACCATGACCATCATGATGAATTTTGCCTTATGCCTTGA